A single region of the Rhinoraja longicauda isolate Sanriku21f chromosome 12, sRhiLon1.1, whole genome shotgun sequence genome encodes:
- the LOC144598747 gene encoding V-set domain-containing T-cell activation inhibitor 1-like, producing the protein MYFKHLVFSILFVCADAFTTCEPATDTEIGMDVTFTCTFECNHPCAPRVRWDKEQVAGSLYEYKEDKSDVSKQHANYSGRINVDALSFKEGKALLTLKNVQIWDEGKYIVSISTNNGYGVEIVQLSVWAAGGIKLNWDLEMEMLSCRSSGWYPAPTVEWKDQSGTDLNKNSEIIMERESNGHFNVTHNLNGFNEQNQYICSMWHKWMKQQTRVGFTDGKHLVRVDDGTKSSEL; encoded by the exons ATGTACTTCAAACATCTGGTGTTTTCCATCTTGTTCGTTTGTGCTG ATGCATTCACCACTTGTGAACCAGCCACAGATACAGAGATCGGCATGGATGTCACCTTCACGTGTACGTTCGAGTGCAACCATCCATGTGCACCAAGGGTGAGGTGGGACAAGGAACAAGTTGCCGGAAGCTTGTACGAGTACAAGGAAGATAAAAGCGATGTCAGCAAACAACATGCCAACTACTCGGGGAGAATTAACGTTGACGCACTCTCATTTAAAGAAGGAAaagcactccttacattgaagaaTGTTCAAATCTGGGATGAGGGAAAGTACATTGTCAGTATTAGCACTAACAATGGATATGGAGTTGAAATTGTCCAGCTATCTGTTTGGG CTGCTGGTGGTATCAAACTTAACTGGGACCTCGAAATGGAAATGCTCTCTTGCCGGTCGTCAGGGTGGTATCCTGCCCCTACGGTGGAGTGGAAGGACCAATCCGGGACTGATTTAAACAAGAACAGTGAAATAatcatggagagagaaagcaatggCCATTTCAACGTGACCCACAATCTGAACGGATTCAATGAACAGAATCAGTACATCTGCTCCATGTGGCATAAGTGGATGAAACAACAGACTCGAGTGGGATTCACAG ATGGAAAACACTTAGTCCGTGTGGATGATGGAACAAAATCTTCAGAATTATAA